A stretch of DNA from Arctopsyche grandis isolate Sample6627 chromosome 6, ASM5162203v2, whole genome shotgun sequence:
AGAAACGTTTCCCAACAAAATATCTATTTGATGGAAAATATTACATCCCCGGTATAGTCGCTTTTAATCTTGTTAAAAACGTATTGTATTCGTTTTTATTGTATAACGTTCGTTTAACTTTACAGATACACGTTGAAAAGGATATTTCGAGTGATTTTGTGGCAGATGATGCTGAAATTCCATCGCAAGACTCTCCATTGCcgaatatttatgaatgtaatatttgtcCAAAGTCGTTTTGTCTTAAAACTAAACTTGTTTTACACATGACGTCTCACACTAattcacacaaatgtgatgtttgcttAAAATCTTTTGCGTGTAAACGTAATCTTCATACACACATGacaactcacacgggggaaaagccgtacaaatgtgatatttgtttaaaatcattttctgtaaaaaattaTCTTAGTAAACACATGAAAACGCACAATGCggaaaaaccatacaaatgtcatatttgtttgaaatccttTACTCAAAAACATAGTCTAGGTACACACATGAGATGTCACACGGGGGGAAAGctacacaaatgtgatgtttgcttaaaatcattttgtaACATTAATAAGCTTCATATACACATGCGATCTCACACGGgagaaaagccacacaaatgtgatgtttgcttaaaatcatttagtaaCATTAGGAAGCTTCATATACACATGAgttctcacacgggggaaatgccacacaaatgtgatatttgtttgaaatcattttctgtaaaaagtatttttagcaAACACGTGAAAACGCACAATGCGgaaaaatcatacaaatgtgatatttgtttgaaatccttTACTCAAAAATATAGTCTTGGTACACACATGAGATGTCACACGGgagaaaagccacacaaatgtgatgtttgtttaaaatcgtttagtcAAATTAATAATCTTCATAGAcacatgagatctcacacgggggaaaagccacacaaatgtgatgtttgctcaaaatcatttattcacatTAGTAATCTTCATATAcacatgagatctcacacgggggaaaagccacacaaatgtgatatttgcttaaaatcattttcggTAAAAAATACTCTTAATAACCACGTGAAAACGCACAAtggggaaaaaccatacaaatgtgatatttgtttgaaatactTTACTAAAAAATTTAGTCTTGGTACACACATGAGATGTCACACGGgagaaaagccacacaaatgtgatgtttgctCAAAATCATTTAGTCAAATTAGTAATCTTCGTGTACACATGAGATCTCACACTGGGGAATAGCCATaagaatgtgatatttgtttgaaatcattttctgTAAGACGTAATCTTAGTATACATGTGAAAACTGTATACTAGctggatgaattaggttctaactcggctattcaatgtgctgacatcctggtactaacggaaacctggcttgacgactctgtgcatgaTGCGGAATTGCTGGATGGAACTTACTCTATCTTCCGCAAGGACAGACCTACGAGAGGTGGAGGAGTTTTAATAGCGGTGAAAAGCTACAAGTATGTTACAATAGAGAGACTTGATCGTTTAGAGAAAGGAAGTGAATGTGTATGGCTTAAGTTGAAACTGTATTGTATTCcattcttattatatatatgtgtagtttACTTTCCGCCTAGATCAACGCCTGAATCTTAtagggatttttttaatttgattgtctCAAATGTTTTAGATTTATCCAAGGGGCGTGTAATGTTGATTggggattttaatttaatctcctCGAACTGTTCGAGTGAggatcttaattttgttttatctttGTTAGATTTGagtcaaatcaattttattaaaacaattataatggttctattttagatttaatcttCACTAATATTGATAGTGTTAATATATCTGTATCAAGACCGTCTAATCCTTTAGTTGCAGAGGATATTTATCATCCAGCACTTgatgttgatattatttttaatttagctaaagttaatattaataatatgttgtgTTCTGATGGAAAAATGTTACCTGGATGGAAATTTGAATATGGAGATAAGCTGGTTAAATTAGGAAATAGTCTGGCCAATTGTAATTGGAATGAGTTGTATAAGTGTTGTGCTGTAAATATAGCGGTTTCCACcttctataatattgtatataatgaatgtaatgGCATTTTTAGTAAAAAGAAATTTGCCCAGTTATCCAACGATTATAAGTATCCTAAATGGTTTTCaaaagatttaattaagattattcaaagaaaaatttacgtccataaaatttggaaaacaaCGAAATGTTGCATAGCACGTGCTGATTTTGTTTATCTGCGTAAATTAGTAAAATCAACTATGGATGAatgccgtaaaaaatatattttaaattgtgaaattgcCCTATCTAAGGAGCCGTCTGCTTTCTGGTCACTTATTAATTCTAAacgttttactaaaaatataccTGGCACTATGCGTTATGAAAACTGTGATGTACATGGTTCCCAAAATATTGCTGATAAGTTTGCTGAACATTTTAGCAATATTGTGCGGAGTAGTCAATCTGTACAACGTCAGTCTAACAGTATATCAGACAATGGCCGGTTCCCCATTCTAAACCTAGATTGCTGCAATCAAAATGACTTAATTTATGGTTTTAACAGACTGAAACCAAAACTGTTGGCTGGTCCAGATCTCATTCCTGCGTAACGCAACCACTATGCTTTATCTTCAATTTGTCGTTAAATTCGGGAATTTTTcctgatttttggaaaatcacaaaaattgttcccatttttaaaaaaggtgacatTTTATCAATTACAAATTGTAGACCGGTTGCGCTACTTTCTGCTCCTGCCAAGGTGTTCGAGGCAATTTTACATCGGTATATCTACAATCACTGTGAACCATATTTGATCGATCAACAACATGGATTTAGAAGTTCTCGTTCAAcagttactaatttattatgtttttccaattatgtaaccaaatcggttgatgcgggaaaccaagttgatgtagtatataccgatttcatgaaggcctttgatatggtagaccataatgttttgtttgtgaagttaagaaattttgggttatcaaatggcttgttgcaacttatacaaaattactttgaaaatcggaggcaatttgtatattttcaccCTAATTCCTCGAatgagtttttttcatattctggggtacctcaggggtccaacttagggacattattctttttaatttacattaatgacatctcaaaaataattaagtattcagactatcttttattcgccgatgaccttaagctttttatgacagttaagtctcatagtgacgcagcccttctccaattggacttagatgcgctgtcaagttggtctgtcgataataaattattttttagcattcaaaaatgctgtgttctcaatgtgacaagatcttcaaatcgcttgatttatccatatcgcctaagtggtgttgaattaaagtttgtagatgaatattgtgatttggggtcttgttctcgaataattttcaatttaaacgacacatagacaatatttgtttgcgtgcaacaaaaatgctgggattcttactaagagttagcaaacctttccagagtacgttggtgcttaaaattctttatgaatctttagtacgtagtattctagaattttcttctattatatggaatcctacccatataactcattcattgaagattgagagaatccaaaaacggtttctcagatatctttatttgaaacagtgtggttattatccttggctatatcctagtgcattcctattaggggcgttaggtttcaactcattggagtctcgtcggaatatgttactgggaagacacttttttaagctgttgaatgggataatacacaatcctcaggttctaaaggaatttaggtttaatgcaccttgtaaattcagggacttgagaaatcgtgatttgtttgttcctcctgtggctcgcacaaatatgttgtcaacggctactatatctagagcgatatatctgcttaacaggatttctggtgaaattgacctcttcaatataaaatatactaatctggttgagtggttgttgaggaatgccagtggttgatttaaatattaatgattgttattactttatctatgttttttctttttttttaatgattttatgattttaatgatgttgtgttaatattgttattattactgttatcatgttatgaTTACTGAATGACcagccacagcgacgcgttggagatctctgtaatgtcactgtggctaatatgttaaataaataaataaataaaaacgcacAAAGGGGAAAAGCCGTAGAGATgcgatatttgtttgaaatctttTACTCGAAAATATCTTCTTGGTGAACTCAAGAGATGTCACATGGGGGTAACGccatacaatttaatatttgtttaaaatcatttcctcCAAAAAGTTATCTTAGTTCACACGTGAAATTGCACACGGGGCTAAAGCCGTATAAAAGTGATATTTCTTTGAAATCATTTGATCTAAAAACTCGTCTTGGTACACACATGAGATCTCACAAAAGAAAAGCCATAAAAATGTGATGTTTAATATTTACCGTATCAAAAATAACGTTAAGGTGTACCATAAATGTTAATATcgtttatttaaatgttattagtattctaaataaagttaaaattatttgaaatatagtTACAAaaggaataataataattgaaaagatAGAAgtgtttgaaattaatttcggtgaacTTAGTGAATACCATTAAAAAGTAAGTTCAATTATATActccattatatattaaataatggaATGTTCAATTACATAGATACTCActtcttgtcaagttttttattggaaaatattgtattatatagaatattcgtttgaaacataaaatttttttattcacaaaaaatattttcaatacctGTACATGGGTTCAACTCCGACATAAGTACCGTTAATGACCGCTTCCCATTCCTTCGTCCATTCCAAGAATATccctatttctatttttttgagGGTTACAGGGCTGCCGAGAAGAATCCTGGGCCCTTGAAAAATAACTCGGTGCCCTGTGactgttcggtgattattcggCAAAAAGCGATCTGATGCACGTCGcgaaaatctcgatcacggaacatctagcacccaaaaactccatcaattgtgcacacagtaatattattatgtaattgCCTTAGGTAGAGTATCAAGTAGCATGTGTTTTTATAAGTTCGATAATctagcacccaaaaactccatcaattgaGAGGCAcccacgtatatatatatatatatatatatatatatatatatatatatatatataaatatatttatatatatatacatatatatatatatatatatatatttttttttttatgtagaataatataaaatatcaatatcgaccAGAAGAACGTCCGAAAATAGGGCCCTCACATAGTCCAGGTCCTGGAACTAACCCAattgaattccacaaaaaagtgtgaaggggtatttgtatgttatccgaagATGCTAACCTTATTTGTGCAATTCTATCGcttaagttctttttgagcgccttcgaAAATTGTGCGCAACTATTTAGAGCATCTTTCCGGGAAGCATATATcaagaaggtctaacaggtaaaccccaatgtgccttcctggtcaattataaacaatgcagcatttttattacatatgtaagttgctgaattacgaaacactgagaaactcgaaattaacgagacatctatgaattttaaacttgtacatttatcatactcaaatagtggtgacatatcaggtaggatggtttttagctaatttaatggaggcatcgtttcaacaatgaaatcagaaaatatggcaaattctgataggaagcgatcgacttggagtcacaaatattcaagtctgaccaacagataatatactcagaataaattcttttcaatcgaggtcaactcacagGATCAAACCGGCGCCTCTTGGTGCTTGGctaaagcccaaccaccgagcaatGGTGCTCGctgaattatgaaaatataaaaaaaaacgtttatctatcatgtatgtatgtatgtaaaaaattaaagaaacatacagtgaaatcgaagaaaaatgaatacgtacaaacatactaATTGTAACATGTATTATAAACACACAGTATACGATAATAGGACGAAAATGAATAGGATTTTAATCACAGCACAAAGTTTACATTGCTGCAAATCGATTTGAAATCTTTTCCAGATGTAAATACACATTCCGGTGAATGTGCAGCAAATGTACATAAGCCTGGTAATCTTAGAAGTAACCTAGTAATCTATGGCAAAAAACACTTCTTTCTGCCGACGCAACACTAATCGGCATACTTTGTATCAATACCCGATTTATAAATGTCCATTAAGTTGATTATGTTTTCATCCGTACTGATACTAAGGCATTTTATTTTCCACATTTCAACTTTTGAAATGAAGTTAGCTCAGAATTGAAGCACACATTTAATTTCTTTAACAAAAAAAGCTTGcaattttgtgaaaaataaatgaaaaccctttttttttcaaatattctgGGATTTACATGTTCAATAAAAATGCattcatattattttgattgaaGCACAACCTTATATCGTATATCACTTCATCCAACATTGGAATGAATGTACCTTAGTAAGACGATAATATTATTTTGGTGGATGATTTGgcctttgttttgtttttccaTAATTCTGGAAAGTTCCaaatctattcatattgtaatggCTTATTCTGTTGTTTTACGCCATATGTTTCTGAACTCGATATTACATTATGGGGACTGATCTAGTTGTGAAGatgttcttcaccaccagtccgccatgtattatagacgagTTCGTCTGTGTTTTAGTAGTTCATACTGCTGTTTGTTTGGATAAGGTActttattgtttgaatatacaagtgtataaatatgttgttgaaGCGGCTGGAATCGCAGTGTTCTCGAGacggctattggctgttgacttggtgtcgtgcgggccgctggatctgcaatgtgtcgttgctctggatccggctgtgttcagatgtctctggatatggcagtgtgttgctggctcggcatttggctatgttcagaaggtctctggatatggcagtgtgttgctggctcggcattcggctatgttctgcaggtctctggatacggtagagtgtcgctggctcggcattcggctatgttcagcaagtctctggatacggcagtgtattgctggctcgttcggctggtccgctgctgtgtgtcgactcttgttgctgtgggtcgactgaagttgtttggggtggacctccttttatattgtttttggggatcCACGTGACTCGTCGCAGGTGGTGTTTATgtgtgcgaggaatgtggtttgtcgattagggtggacgtttctcgaatgtttggcgtcgttccactcgatttagtttaatggctgcaggtgttcttcgattTCGTGTCGTTCTGCTTGGCTTGTTGGGGCGGAATATGCtagaatgtttggcgtcgttccactcgatttagtttaatggctgcaggtgttcttcgacttaagatgacgtcaatggttgagcgtgagaaatgtattctccaTCGTAATAGATTTCGATGGTTTCGATTACGGTGATGAGATTCCTACAACATGATCTCTATTATTATTCattagattacctaaacacaatctgctttaggtcattgactttagagagtctttaattaatattatgtattatgagcatttataagaattgtaaataggtttttgagctctttttattcctattacgctgtacatattaacactagtgaatagcccgatgaaacatcatcgcatgggtataaaattattatatactcgtataaacctaaaaaaaaaatccgtaaccggaaccgttattttcgtagactctcatatatagttttcaattctttatttgtattaattttcaattcttaaagttaacgttaacaaaatgttaattaaagttaacaaaatgtaaaattttccgattatacacaaacggtcattgacctcgtaacgttgaatattattattactagaggtacgatagtcacagtgctatccattgttccattgttgtaaatcccttgtaaaaaaggttcgacaaacctttaacaatgcatttacaacctttgaacaatacgcggcaccttctgggtccggtgactaattattacacataacaaattaagtgcatattcatatgatgtgtatttacaacacgtatcctgggcgaggatatagcgtgcggcgcgggctcgtgaggacATCGCGTTTGgaatcggagggtccgaggttcgatttccggcgcccgcggtgaatgaaatcaatttttttcttgaatatcgtcaaaatataaatataaataatttaaatttcataacctggttcaaaacctcactaaataaaaaaaaaaaaaaaaaaatatatatatatatatatatatatatatatatatatatatagtggcGGACTTGACTGAAATTAGTGCTTGCCAGgtgtcaaagggggcccacaaaatcttcacatggttaacaaaaatcgaccatcaaactgtgtcattaaaaaactatcaattaacttaatttctaccgactgtcttttcactttatctatgtacatatgtacggaataacaataaataaagttttgtgatcatgcgaaaattcgaactccgaatcgatcactgatcacgtttacataatatagaaaactgTATGTGGCTCTTTGAgtctgagtgtgtgtttctgtgtgtctttttattattttatatacatatgtatacgtacatatatataaaattatttttatctaaaccggaagtagtacttctaccatataagatcgaggtatttttatgtttttctcggaaaaatttcgacgtattgaactgatattctatatctataattataaacctaatgccaagttgtatataaaatttcgggtaattggactattcgtcacattggggtggtcacaaagacaatttttgctatgaaaatcgcgaatacacaatatttggcactcaagttctcgttactatgatagttatcgttagtatgatggacttttcggctgccagatgttccgttatagagattttagtgactttgtgacgagtaatttgtgaccagtaatcaccgaaccaaaatttcgtgaacacccgttaaccgaaagtgacagtttactcctgttggcagtttaccggattttttttccactattttaatcgaccctttgAATATgttatgtgtgctcttcacgatttcATGTATAGTtctttgtatcaatgtgatgaaaatataataaaaaaaaatcattaaatttaattaaccagaagtgggattttttcctcttaaaaaagtcaaaaatgtttttttaccacagccctgaacgtatcaagctgaaaattttaataaataactaaaactttttttggaccgaattcgttacacgtgaagtttaaatccatctcattc
This window harbors:
- the LOC143913014 gene encoding uncharacterized protein LOC143913014 isoform X1 — its product is MECRLCLGSAPTVSIHDNPHPLAQLIRTCCRLPVKRGDGLPDALCLSCINTLELLSSFRNDCLQSNETSKLALKECLNVKTEEVLLEDVIWEDESDVVSSPNVCNDEVNDWKSNALNRNVSQQNIYLMENITSPIHVEKDISSDFVADDAEIPSQDSPLPNIYECNICPKSFCLKTKLVLHMTSHTNSHKCDVCLKSFACKRNLHTHMTTHTGEKPYKCDICLKSFSVKNYLSKHMKTHNAEKPYKCHICLKSFTQKHSLGTHMRCHTGGKLHKCDVCLKSFCNINKLHIHMRSHTGEKPHKCDVCLKSFSNIRKLHIHMSSHTGEMPHKCDICLKSFSVKSIFSKHVKTHNAEKSYKCDICLKSFTQKYSLGTHMRCHTGEKPHKCDVCLKSFSQINNLHRHMRSHTGEKPHKCDVCSKSFIHISNLHIHMRSHTGEKPHKCDICLKSFSVKNTLNNHVKTHNGEKPYKCDICLKYFTKKFSLGTHMRCHTGEKPHKCDVCSKSFSQISNLRVHMRSHTGE